A window of the Juglans microcarpa x Juglans regia isolate MS1-56 chromosome 5D, Jm3101_v1.0, whole genome shotgun sequence genome harbors these coding sequences:
- the LOC121265553 gene encoding inactive protein RESTRICTED TEV MOVEMENT 2-like, with protein sequence METKCFDQEDLEPYCKWQYGEKCDILVVHLHGFVEEQVKISPKSNGGILTITGERPLDGYRTRWKKFRKEVKVSNIYQANAIKTKYEKGTVRIMMPKKSSLAAKFDLLGSKINVEIIIWFALGVSIACGRCYV encoded by the exons ATGGAAACCAAGTGTTTTGATCAAGAAGACCTCGAACCCTATTGCAAGTGGCAATATGGGGAAAAGTGTGACATTCTTGTGGTCCATCTTCACG GTTTTGTAGAAGAACAAGTAAAGATCAGCCCCAAGAGTAATGGCGGGATTTTAACAATTACTGGAGAACGGCCTTTGGATGGATACCGTACCAGATggaagaaatttagaaaagaggTCAAAGTCTCGAACATTTACCAGGCAAATGCAATCAAAACTAAGTATGAAAAAGGCACTGTTAGGATAATGATGCCCAAGAAATCTTCTTTGGCTGCCAAATTTGATCTGCTTGGGTCAAAGATAAATGTGGAAATCATTATATGGTTTGCTTTGGGAGTCAGTATTGCTTGTGGCCGCTGCTacgtataa